The following are from one region of the Streptomyces rubrogriseus genome:
- a CDS encoding 3-hydroxybutyryl-CoA dehydrogenase, translated as MTDTVSGPLPPTSLEEPVERIGVIGCGLMGSGIAEVSALAGCQVTVVASRPASAERGRDRITASLDRGVRKGRLSREQRDAALRRLAFTTDLDDLRDRQLVVESIREHEQEKLELFAALDRVVKDPAAILATNTSSLPISRIGRATTRPGQVIGTHFFSPVPAMPLVELISSLDTEETVHEQARRFAEDVLGKQVIRSGDRSGFVINALLIPYLLSAVRMVESGFATPEVIDRGMVLGCSHPLGPLKLADLVGLDTVVDVATALYQEFKEPLYAPPPLLMRMVETGRHGRKSGQGFYAYDT; from the coding sequence ATGACCGACACCGTCTCCGGGCCCCTCCCCCCGACGAGCCTCGAGGAACCCGTCGAACGCATCGGTGTGATCGGCTGCGGGCTGATGGGCTCCGGCATCGCCGAGGTGTCCGCCCTGGCCGGCTGCCAGGTGACCGTGGTGGCCTCGCGGCCCGCCTCGGCCGAGCGGGGCCGCGACCGGATCACCGCCTCGCTCGACCGCGGTGTGCGCAAGGGCCGGCTCTCGCGGGAGCAGCGCGACGCCGCGTTGCGGCGGCTGGCCTTCACCACCGACCTGGACGACCTGCGGGACCGCCAGCTCGTGGTGGAGAGCATCCGGGAACACGAGCAGGAGAAGCTGGAGTTGTTCGCCGCACTCGACCGGGTCGTGAAGGACCCGGCGGCGATCCTGGCCACCAACACCTCCTCCCTGCCCATCTCCCGCATCGGCCGGGCCACCACGCGCCCCGGCCAGGTGATCGGCACGCACTTCTTCAGTCCGGTCCCGGCCATGCCCCTGGTCGAGCTGATCTCCTCGCTCGACACCGAGGAGACCGTGCACGAGCAGGCCCGGAGGTTCGCCGAGGACGTGCTGGGCAAGCAGGTGATCCGGTCCGGGGACCGCAGCGGCTTCGTGATCAACGCCCTGCTGATCCCGTACCTGCTGTCGGCCGTACGGATGGTCGAGTCGGGCTTCGCGACCCCGGAGGTGATCGACCGGGGCATGGTCCTCGGCTGCTCGCACCCGCTCGGTCCCCTCAAGCTCGCCGACCTGGTGGGCCTGGACACGGTCGTGGACGTCGCCACCGCGCTGTACCAGGAGTTCAAGGAGCCCCTGTACGCGCCGCCCCCGCTGCTGATGCGCATGGTCGAGACCGGTCGGCACGGCAGGAAGTCCGGACAGGGCTTCTACGCCTAC
- a CDS encoding 3-oxoacyl-ACP synthase III family protein, giving the protein MNGQPVGILATGSYVPKEEVGNEEVAQRVGATAEWIERKTHIRGRHWAAPDEAASDLGARAAEDALARAGLDARRVDFIIVSTGTGDSPQPPTACLVQNALGASEAACFDISVACSGFVYGLELARALLQRRPQALALVISTEVYSRFANFADRRTAVLLGDGAAAAVVGAVPEGYGIVASDLSSRGDAHELLRIEAGGSRLPASHATVDAGAHYVSMDGRGVRDFVLENVPPVLTRLVGAAGLDGERIDHFVPHQPNGVLVDQLADATGLRIARTHRTVEKYANVGSASVPLTLDDANRAGLIGQGDLVLLAGFGGGMAVGACVMRWAVAA; this is encoded by the coding sequence GTGAACGGACAACCCGTTGGCATCCTGGCGACAGGTTCGTACGTACCGAAGGAGGAAGTCGGCAACGAGGAAGTGGCCCAGCGGGTCGGGGCCACCGCCGAGTGGATCGAGCGCAAGACGCACATCCGCGGCCGCCACTGGGCCGCGCCGGACGAGGCCGCGTCCGACCTGGGAGCGCGTGCGGCCGAGGACGCGCTGGCCCGCGCCGGACTCGACGCCAGACGCGTCGACTTCATCATCGTCTCCACCGGCACCGGCGACTCACCGCAGCCGCCCACCGCGTGCCTCGTGCAGAACGCCCTCGGGGCGTCCGAGGCGGCCTGCTTCGACATCAGCGTGGCGTGCAGCGGGTTCGTCTACGGCCTGGAACTGGCCCGCGCGTTGCTCCAGCGCCGGCCTCAGGCATTGGCTCTGGTGATCTCCACCGAGGTCTACTCCCGCTTCGCCAACTTCGCCGACCGGCGCACCGCGGTGCTGCTCGGCGACGGCGCGGCGGCGGCCGTGGTCGGCGCGGTACCCGAGGGGTACGGCATCGTCGCCTCGGATCTGTCGAGTCGCGGCGACGCCCACGAACTGCTGCGCATCGAGGCCGGCGGCAGCCGCCTGCCGGCCTCGCACGCGACCGTCGACGCCGGTGCGCACTACGTCAGCATGGACGGGCGGGGCGTACGCGACTTCGTCCTGGAGAACGTCCCGCCCGTGCTGACCCGCCTGGTCGGCGCCGCCGGACTGGACGGCGAGCGGATCGACCACTTCGTGCCGCACCAGCCCAACGGGGTACTGGTGGATCAGCTCGCCGACGCGACGGGGCTGCGCATCGCCCGCACCCACCGGACGGTGGAGAAGTACGCCAACGTGGGCAGTGCCTCGGTCCCGTTGACCCTGGACGACGCGAACCGGGCGGGTCTGATCGGGCAGGGCGACCTCGTGCTGCTGGCCGGCTTCGGCGGCGGCATGGCCGTGGGGGCGTGCGTGATGCGCTGGGCGGTGGCGGCATGA